A window of the Chondrinema litorale genome harbors these coding sequences:
- a CDS encoding VCBS repeat-containing protein, whose protein sequence is MKNSINNRIVICLNLFLITLAACHKVGIPDNKLFEYVPSEHSGIEFSNTLFENENLNIITFEYFYNGAGVGTGDLNNDGLADVFFAGNMTNCKLYLNKGDFQFEDVTEKAGISTSGKWATGVSLVDINQDGWLDIYVSYSGPYEEESKRANELYINNQNGTFKEMAADYGLADTGHSIHAAFFDYDLDGDLDMYLLTNMTDRTGPNVIRPKRVRGEMLNTDRLYRNNGKDSRGIYQYENVSKEAGITIEGYGLGVSVADINLDGWPDIYVSNDYLSNDLLYINNHDGTFTNKAKESFQHQSYSAMGNDVADINNDGWPDIVTVDMLPADNKRKKLMFGSTNYDRFQSELYAGYEPQYMRNTMQLHRGLTPDGKVMYSEVGQMAGIDATDWSWSALIADYDNDGYRDIHITNGYPRDITNRDFATYKSQELQAQGFNRQSKLQLIQEINKIEGAYLPNYFFQNKDGITFSDVSDTWLSIKPSYSSGAAYADFDNDGDLDLIINNIDEKAFLLKNNSDKYKDHHFLNLALKGSDENINGIGTKISLFRGKEKLEYFHYPYRGFQSSVENKAHFGLGTNDQVDSIKVIWPDGKSQTIIEVAPDKEMILLYSNAMDQAKIENATSLGLLSDISSQIGLAYKHQEKSYPDFKVQPLLPHQYSQNGPDLAVADINGDGLEDFYVTGSYSYHGTFFLQQKNGSFTEQTFTLPDSVCEEVAAVFFDVDNDGDQDLYLVNGSNEFNENSPYYQDHLYLNDGSGNFSDAIDVLPKMNINSSCIAVADYDNDGDLDLFLGGSVTPGKYPLSQPSIILRNEGGKFKDVSQEVCPTLKKIGLISEAIWSDFDDDQLPDLILTGEWMSLRFFKNTGNTFEEVTQTTGLQNYLGWWNCITPGDFDNDGDIDYIAGNLGLNSKFKASDTQPVELHVADFDKNGSMDGILSRYIQGKRYPVHPRMDVIDQMNAMKKKFPRYEDYATSTLEEVIDINQTGINIYKANYLQSAYIENLGNGKFNLKPLPKEAQFAPVSGMVVKDLDNDGNLDILLTGNSFTSDVLTGRYDASFGLVILGDGKGNFTSLTPTESGFCISGDTKSLKLLNMANGESLFISAKNQGRLSFFESKVKTMVLP, encoded by the coding sequence GTGAAAAATAGTATTAACAATCGCATTGTAATTTGTTTAAATCTATTTTTAATTACTTTGGCAGCTTGTCATAAAGTGGGCATTCCCGATAACAAGTTGTTTGAGTATGTCCCCTCAGAACATTCCGGAATTGAATTTTCTAATACACTCTTCGAAAATGAGAACCTGAACATCATCACCTTTGAATATTTTTATAATGGGGCAGGTGTTGGTACAGGAGACCTCAACAATGATGGTTTGGCAGATGTTTTCTTTGCTGGAAACATGACAAACTGTAAGCTATACTTAAACAAGGGCGATTTTCAGTTTGAAGATGTAACCGAAAAAGCGGGAATATCAACTAGTGGAAAATGGGCCACTGGAGTTTCTCTGGTAGATATTAACCAAGATGGTTGGTTAGATATTTATGTTTCATATTCTGGCCCATATGAAGAAGAAAGTAAAAGAGCCAATGAGCTTTACATTAATAATCAAAATGGCACATTTAAAGAAATGGCTGCTGATTATGGTTTAGCAGATACAGGACATTCTATCCACGCAGCTTTTTTCGATTATGATTTGGATGGAGATTTAGATATGTATCTTCTTACCAATATGACAGACAGAACGGGTCCGAATGTAATCAGACCTAAAAGAGTGAGAGGGGAGATGTTGAATACCGATAGGCTTTACAGAAACAATGGTAAAGATAGTAGAGGAATTTACCAATACGAAAATGTATCGAAAGAAGCAGGTATTACCATTGAAGGTTATGGTTTAGGTGTTTCCGTTGCTGATATCAATTTAGATGGCTGGCCAGATATTTATGTTTCCAACGATTATCTATCTAACGATTTGCTTTACATCAATAACCACGATGGCACTTTTACCAATAAAGCAAAAGAGAGTTTTCAGCATCAAAGTTATTCAGCAATGGGGAATGATGTGGCTGATATTAATAATGATGGTTGGCCAGACATTGTTACCGTAGATATGCTGCCAGCAGATAACAAGCGTAAAAAACTCATGTTTGGCTCTACTAATTACGACCGTTTTCAATCGGAGCTTTATGCAGGTTACGAACCCCAATACATGCGAAATACCATGCAGTTACACAGAGGCTTAACTCCCGATGGAAAAGTAATGTACAGTGAAGTGGGGCAAATGGCAGGTATCGATGCCACCGATTGGTCGTGGAGTGCGCTCATTGCCGATTATGATAATGATGGTTATAGAGATATCCATATCACAAATGGATACCCGAGAGATATTACAAACAGAGATTTTGCTACCTATAAATCTCAAGAACTGCAAGCACAAGGATTTAACAGGCAAAGTAAGCTACAGCTTATACAAGAGATAAATAAAATTGAAGGAGCTTATTTACCTAATTACTTCTTCCAAAACAAAGATGGAATTACATTTTCTGATGTTTCAGATACTTGGTTGTCTATAAAACCTTCTTACTCATCTGGAGCTGCCTATGCCGATTTCGACAATGATGGTGATCTAGATTTAATTATCAATAACATAGACGAGAAAGCTTTCTTACTTAAGAATAATTCAGATAAATATAAGGACCATCATTTTCTGAATTTGGCTTTAAAAGGAAGTGATGAAAATATTAATGGAATAGGTACTAAAATATCGCTATTTAGAGGCAAAGAAAAACTAGAATATTTCCACTATCCATATCGTGGTTTTCAGTCTTCTGTGGAGAATAAGGCCCATTTTGGGTTAGGAACGAACGATCAGGTGGATTCTATAAAAGTTATCTGGCCAGATGGCAAATCTCAAACAATTATTGAAGTAGCACCAGACAAAGAAATGATCTTGCTTTATAGTAATGCGATGGATCAGGCAAAAATAGAAAACGCTACCTCTTTGGGATTGCTATCTGATATTAGTTCTCAAATTGGCTTAGCTTATAAACATCAAGAAAAGTCTTATCCAGATTTTAAAGTTCAACCACTGTTACCTCATCAATACTCTCAAAACGGACCCGATCTAGCAGTAGCAGATATTAATGGCGATGGTCTGGAAGATTTTTATGTTACAGGTTCATATTCGTACCATGGTACTTTCTTTCTACAACAAAAGAATGGCTCATTTACTGAGCAGACATTTACATTACCAGATTCAGTTTGTGAAGAAGTAGCCGCTGTATTTTTTGATGTAGATAATGATGGTGATCAAGATTTATATTTGGTAAATGGGAGTAATGAGTTTAACGAAAACTCTCCTTACTATCAAGATCATTTGTATTTAAATGATGGAAGTGGAAATTTTAGTGATGCAATTGATGTGCTCCCAAAAATGAATATAAATTCCTCTTGTATTGCCGTAGCAGATTATGACAATGATGGCGACTTAGATTTATTCTTAGGAGGAAGTGTAACACCGGGTAAATATCCGCTTTCTCAACCAAGTATTATTTTACGAAATGAAGGTGGTAAATTTAAAGATGTAAGTCAAGAAGTTTGTCCAACCTTAAAAAAAATCGGTTTAATCAGTGAAGCAATTTGGTCAGATTTTGACGATGATCAATTGCCAGATCTTATACTTACCGGTGAGTGGATGTCTTTAAGGTTCTTTAAAAATACAGGTAATACTTTTGAAGAAGTAACTCAAACTACAGGTTTACAGAATTATTTAGGTTGGTGGAATTGCATCACTCCCGGCGATTTCGATAATGATGGAGATATAGATTATATCGCTGGTAATTTAGGATTGAATTCTAAATTCAAAGCATCTGACACTCAACCTGTAGAATTGCATGTTGCCGATTTTGATAAAAATGGAAGTATGGATGGCATACTTTCTAGATATATTCAAGGCAAAAGATATCCTGTTCACCCAAGAATGGATGTTATTGATCAGATGAATGCGATGAAGAAAAAATTTCCTCGTTACGAAGATTATGCAACATCAACCTTAGAAGAAGTTATAGATATCAATCAAACAGGGATTAACATCTACAAAGCCAATTACCTGCAAAGTGCATATATCGAAAACTTGGGGAATGGTAAGTTCAATTTAAAGCCGCTACCAAAAGAAGCTCAATTTGCTCCAGTTTCTGGTATGGTAGTGAAAGATCTTGATAATGATGGTAATTTAGATATTTTACTCACAGGTAATTCATTTACATCAGATGTGCTTACTGGTAGATATGATGCATCATTTGGTTTAGTAATTTTAGGAGATGGAAAGGGTAATTTTACTTCTCTCACTCCAACAGAAAGTGGATTTTGTATTTCGGGTGATACAAAATCTTTAAAGCTTCTCAATATGGCAAATGGAGAAAGTTTATTTATTTCTGCGAAGAATCAGGGACGACTTAGTTTTTTTGAATCTAAAGTAAAGACAATGGTGCTACCTTAA
- a CDS encoding RagB/SusD family nutrient uptake outer membrane protein: protein MKSLKLTIITSSLILLSLASCKDDILESTMFGENTSDKFWRNETDVVSAVNAIYYPLLEENYWGHAEQKFNLPDDDDYRAGDHSEDQSLEELTFDASNAGLRYSWSHKYEMISRANSVLINAPDVEMDEDVKNRSLGEAYFLRGFSFWRLHVIYGATPIILEEDKLNSDFNKAKPTIEEMQAQIESDLLMAAELLPESYQADTENLGRVHSGTAYGLLCKLYLYMERFEDAIEAGNHVINGPYQLADSFSENFVVETENNPEMLFAVQALQSWATSTWNIYTTPRAWGGWDFHEPLPSLIEEFEEGDPRLDASVFMPGEMVDIGGEMEEYTSDLSSTGYHYQKFATWTSTGGISEDDNIPLLRSADVYLLVAEAKIRLGQSGDTELNVVRARSGMSEITGATMDDIIHERRVELAGENQRHFDLMRWDKAGIVDIVAIYGEDRGTYDPSRVFNRNKHYYYAIPQTEIDLSNGTLIQNDGY from the coding sequence ATGAAATCTTTAAAATTAACAATAATTACTTCTTCGCTGATATTGCTATCTCTGGCAAGTTGTAAAGATGATATTCTAGAATCTACCATGTTTGGCGAAAACACTTCAGACAAGTTCTGGAGAAACGAAACAGACGTAGTTTCAGCAGTAAATGCAATCTATTACCCGTTGTTAGAAGAAAACTATTGGGGACACGCCGAACAAAAATTTAACCTTCCTGATGATGATGATTACAGAGCGGGTGACCACTCAGAAGATCAATCACTAGAAGAGTTAACTTTTGATGCAAGTAATGCTGGTTTAAGATATAGCTGGTCTCATAAGTATGAGATGATCTCAAGAGCTAATTCAGTTTTGATAAATGCTCCAGATGTAGAGATGGACGAAGATGTAAAAAACAGGTCTTTAGGAGAAGCTTATTTCTTAAGAGGTTTTTCATTCTGGAGATTACACGTAATTTATGGTGCAACTCCTATTATCTTAGAAGAAGACAAATTGAACAGTGACTTCAACAAAGCGAAGCCTACCATCGAAGAGATGCAAGCACAAATCGAAAGTGATTTGTTAATGGCTGCTGAGCTATTACCAGAAAGCTATCAGGCTGATACTGAAAACTTAGGTAGAGTACATAGCGGAACTGCTTACGGTTTACTTTGCAAATTGTATTTGTACATGGAAAGATTCGAAGATGCTATTGAAGCTGGTAACCATGTAATTAATGGTCCATATCAATTAGCAGATAGTTTTTCTGAAAACTTCGTAGTAGAAACAGAAAATAACCCTGAGATGCTATTTGCTGTACAAGCTTTACAATCTTGGGCTACTTCTACTTGGAACATTTATACTACTCCAAGAGCTTGGGGTGGTTGGGATTTCCACGAGCCACTTCCTAGCTTAATCGAAGAGTTTGAAGAAGGCGATCCAAGATTAGATGCTTCTGTTTTTATGCCAGGTGAAATGGTAGATATTGGTGGAGAAATGGAAGAGTATACTTCAGATTTATCTTCTACTGGTTACCACTACCAAAAATTCGCTACATGGACTTCTACAGGCGGTATTAGCGAAGATGACAACATTCCTCTTTTGAGATCAGCAGATGTTTATTTACTAGTTGCTGAAGCTAAAATTAGATTAGGTCAAAGTGGAGATACTGAGCTGAATGTAGTAAGAGCAAGAAGTGGTATGTCTGAAATTACTGGTGCTACTATGGACGATATTATTCATGAAAGAAGAGTGGAACTTGCTGGTGAAAACCAAAGACACTTCGACTTAATGAGATGGGACAAAGCTGGTATTGTAGACATTGTAGCGATATACGGAGAAGATCGAGGTACTTACGATCCATCAAGAGTATTTAATAGAAATAAACATTATTACTATGCTATTCCTCAAACAGAAATAGACTTAAGTAATGGTACACTTATCCAAAATGACGGATATTAA
- a CDS encoding PA14 domain-containing protein, with product MKKIFLTVILASIFISTIVLAQQDDEARFTSEKFEKAVPWTHLYFHNNPENFQFAIVSDRTGGHREGVFGKAVSKINLLQPEFVMSVGDFIEGYSKDTTVLNEEWDEFNNLLEPLQMPFFYLPGNHDFSNSVMREQWLERYGKDYYYFTYKDVLFITMNTNDGDGVIFGQDQIDYTKQVLADHPDVRWTFVFMHHPIWRYNDINNFTEIEEALEGRDFTVFAGHTHRYMHEVRDNSNYYVLGTTGGGSALRGPKFGQFDHFTWVTMTNDGPTIVNLKLDGIIDHDISSEETGKLASELLNSTKFKELVMLTPQTASSGVKSFANNFNGAELKFKVENTSDKPLFFKGRFFHNHHVSPDLDRIEEELAPHTSKVYTINLEAVKNIPVSDLDALELDWKMGYKVPHLDHPFELEGTHKIGINPQPKAIEFTKDEIFLDKIEVAINQPFDKLDLYYTLDGSEPTEDSPLYESPIQLTDTKTVKVKLFGENGASTEVIEKTYTKTSPLKAVKKKSKPGLAYAYYEGEFKEIPAFESLTAKKKGVSNDLDVETLAAGRDNYYAFLFNGYVEVPEEGVYTFYTYSDDGSKLYINDQLVVDNGGSHSAKLKEGQVVLSKGKHPLKIEYFEDFDGQDLRLGWEGPGVKKGEIPAEFLTH from the coding sequence ATGAAAAAGATATTTTTAACTGTAATTTTAGCATCAATTTTTATTAGTACGATTGTACTGGCTCAGCAAGACGATGAAGCCCGTTTTACCTCTGAGAAATTTGAAAAAGCTGTTCCGTGGACTCACCTTTATTTCCATAACAACCCGGAAAATTTTCAATTTGCAATAGTTAGCGACCGCACCGGTGGGCACCGAGAAGGTGTATTTGGCAAAGCCGTTTCTAAGATCAATTTGTTACAACCAGAGTTTGTAATGAGTGTTGGAGACTTTATTGAAGGTTATTCAAAAGACACCACAGTATTAAATGAAGAATGGGATGAGTTTAACAATTTGCTCGAACCACTTCAAATGCCATTTTTCTATCTACCAGGGAACCACGATTTTTCAAACTCAGTAATGAGAGAGCAGTGGTTAGAAAGATACGGGAAAGATTATTACTACTTTACCTATAAAGATGTGTTGTTCATTACCATGAATACCAACGACGGTGATGGAGTAATTTTTGGCCAAGATCAAATAGACTACACAAAGCAAGTTTTAGCAGATCATCCAGATGTGAGATGGACATTTGTATTTATGCACCATCCGATTTGGAGATATAACGACATTAATAATTTTACAGAAATTGAAGAAGCACTAGAAGGTAGAGATTTTACTGTTTTTGCTGGTCACACGCACAGATATATGCACGAAGTGAGAGACAACAGCAATTACTATGTACTCGGAACAACTGGTGGTGGCAGTGCTTTAAGAGGACCTAAGTTTGGTCAGTTCGATCATTTTACTTGGGTTACCATGACTAATGACGGACCAACAATAGTAAACCTTAAATTAGATGGCATTATCGATCACGATATTTCTTCCGAAGAAACTGGTAAGCTCGCATCAGAATTACTAAATAGCACTAAGTTTAAAGAATTGGTGATGCTTACACCGCAAACTGCAAGTTCTGGTGTAAAGTCTTTTGCAAACAATTTTAATGGTGCCGAACTGAAATTTAAAGTTGAAAATACGTCAGATAAACCTTTATTTTTTAAAGGAAGATTCTTCCACAATCACCATGTTTCTCCTGACTTAGATCGCATAGAAGAAGAGTTAGCACCACATACTTCTAAAGTTTATACAATCAACTTAGAAGCTGTAAAAAATATTCCAGTAAGTGACTTAGATGCCCTAGAGCTCGACTGGAAAATGGGTTATAAAGTGCCTCATTTAGATCATCCTTTTGAGTTGGAAGGAACACATAAAATAGGAATTAATCCACAACCTAAAGCGATCGAGTTTACAAAAGACGAAATATTTCTAGATAAGATTGAGGTGGCAATCAACCAGCCTTTCGATAAACTTGATTTGTATTATACGCTAGATGGTTCAGAACCTACAGAAGATTCACCACTTTACGAAAGTCCAATTCAATTAACAGATACCAAAACTGTAAAGGTTAAATTGTTTGGCGAAAATGGTGCTTCTACTGAAGTAATAGAAAAAACTTATACCAAAACTTCTCCACTAAAAGCTGTTAAAAAGAAAAGTAAACCGGGTTTAGCCTATGCTTATTACGAAGGAGAGTTTAAAGAAATTCCTGCATTCGAAAGTTTAACTGCAAAGAAAAAAGGAGTGAGTAACGATTTAGATGTAGAAACATTAGCAGCAGGTAGAGATAATTATTATGCATTTTTGTTTAATGGATATGTAGAGGTTCCAGAAGAGGGAGTATATACTTTTTATACCTATTCTGATGATGGTAGTAAACTCTATATCAACGATCAATTAGTAGTGGATAATGGAGGTTCACATAGTGCTAAATTGAAAGAAGGACAGGTAGTTCTGAGCAAAGGTAAGCATCCATTAAAAATAGAATACTTCGAAGACTTTGATGGTCAAGATTTGCGCTTGGGTTGGGAAGGACCAGGTGTAAAAAAAGGTGAAATTCCCGCAGAGTTTCTGACTCATTAA
- a CDS encoding SusC/RagA family TonB-linked outer membrane protein, which produces MKFKLLRQVLLMSKYGILGIIMQCFLYSFLIAKEGAAQKPSIEDVYVSVRLENQKLKDVFKQIETQTGFGFVFDARNIDKNQTVTYTATNESLADLLREIAKDSGLTFRRIDENIHVRKNTLFSEPISEVIEQEVVRAVISGTVTNAEDKEPLPGVSIIVKGTTTGTTTDFDGKFMLETTVGSILQFSYIGFITQEIEITNQTSYTVALMPDIEQLEELVVVGYGQQEKSDVTGAISSVKGKDLQNMPVSDPSQALQGRAAGVQIVRNGGAPGQAGSIRIRGTGTINNANPLIVIDGFPGGDLNSINPNDIESMEILKDASSSAIYGTRAANGVIIVTTKSGSKGDRLKFSLNSYYGTSSAINTIDVLEADDLAMLKRERYTNDGVEVNSIWEDTQYQTQQTNWQDELLGRGTIRNIDANLMGGGEHSTYGISLGFYDEDGLMNNSYYKRYNFRVKSTHEIGKRFKLNQNLQLTSREGNFLNTTSAQTGILWSAIRFHPGLPVKYADGSYSSSQISSEFGDINNPIFTVDTNDENEKNYRILGSIGGEFKITDDLSAKANFGVDANIYDHYRFEIQVLDQTRTNSINNLLRENQQYYSILSEYFLNYNKQIGEDHNINIVAGYSAQTFNTSGYSVEGQGFENEDYDLRDLGNATTITEADDTKEYTALQSWFGRANYSYKDRYLLTATFRSDGSSKFADGNHWGYFPAFSLGWRISEENFWNVSFIDNLKLTGGWGQLGNQNVDPFQYYSKLRVSNAYSFGGTGVTGTAQTLIANPDISWETAEMSNFGIEAAFLQGRLFTNINYFVKTTKEMLLEVPAVGAQGTAEVPDRNFGELQNKGWEVELGYNNTSGGLTYSISGNASFIKNEVTRLNAPYLESQRYGRPNQEVARTYVGEPLASFYGWVADGLYQNEAEIANDPALANDSRREDGLIQPGDTKFVDLNGDGMINDEDRKVIGSPHPKMTYGINASVSYKGFDLSMFILGEAGKDIFNGDRMQGLDPTYSYNMYAETLNRWNGEGTSNSIPRMTTSSNNLNHRSSTLFIEDGGFMRLKNLTLGYTLPSPISEKVGVSRARFYVTGQNIFTITNYSGIDPELGYTDGNKQLGVDYAQYPQARSWIFGATLNF; this is translated from the coding sequence ATGAAGTTTAAATTACTCAGACAAGTTTTACTCATGTCAAAATATGGTATACTTGGTATTATAATGCAATGCTTTCTGTATTCTTTCCTGATAGCCAAGGAAGGTGCAGCGCAAAAACCAAGTATTGAAGACGTTTACGTATCCGTACGTCTAGAAAATCAAAAATTGAAAGATGTATTTAAGCAAATCGAAACTCAAACAGGTTTTGGGTTTGTGTTTGATGCGCGCAACATCGATAAAAATCAGACAGTTACTTATACAGCCACTAATGAGTCATTAGCTGATTTGCTAAGAGAAATTGCCAAAGATTCTGGATTAACATTTAGAAGAATCGATGAAAATATACATGTCAGAAAAAATACTTTGTTTTCTGAACCAATTTCTGAAGTGATAGAACAAGAAGTTGTAAGAGCTGTAATTTCTGGAACAGTTACTAATGCCGAAGATAAGGAACCATTACCAGGTGTTAGTATTATTGTTAAAGGAACAACTACTGGTACAACTACAGATTTCGACGGTAAATTTATGTTAGAAACTACTGTCGGTTCAATCTTGCAATTTAGCTATATTGGCTTTATAACTCAGGAGATAGAAATAACTAACCAAACAAGTTATACGGTTGCATTAATGCCAGATATTGAGCAATTAGAGGAACTAGTTGTGGTAGGTTACGGCCAGCAAGAAAAGAGTGATGTAACTGGAGCCATCTCTTCTGTAAAAGGTAAAGATTTACAAAACATGCCAGTTTCTGATCCCTCTCAGGCTTTACAAGGTAGAGCAGCAGGTGTACAAATTGTAAGAAACGGTGGTGCTCCTGGCCAAGCTGGTTCAATCAGAATTAGAGGTACAGGTACTATTAATAATGCAAACCCATTGATAGTTATCGACGGATTTCCGGGTGGTGATCTAAACTCAATTAACCCGAATGATATTGAGTCAATGGAAATACTTAAAGATGCATCGTCTTCTGCAATCTATGGTACTAGAGCTGCTAATGGTGTTATCATTGTAACTACAAAAAGTGGTAGCAAAGGTGATAGATTAAAATTCTCTCTTAACTCTTACTATGGTACTTCTTCTGCAATAAACACTATAGATGTTTTAGAAGCAGATGATTTGGCCATGTTAAAAAGAGAAAGATATACGAACGATGGTGTCGAAGTAAATTCAATTTGGGAAGATACGCAATACCAAACACAGCAAACAAACTGGCAAGATGAATTATTAGGAAGAGGAACTATTAGAAACATAGATGCTAACTTAATGGGTGGAGGAGAACACTCTACTTATGGTATCTCATTAGGATTCTATGACGAAGATGGTTTAATGAATAACTCTTACTATAAGAGGTATAACTTTAGAGTAAAATCTACACATGAGATTGGAAAGAGATTCAAGTTGAATCAAAACTTACAGTTAACAAGTAGAGAAGGTAACTTCTTAAATACTACTTCTGCTCAAACTGGTATTTTATGGTCAGCAATCAGATTCCATCCTGGACTTCCAGTTAAATACGCAGATGGTTCTTATAGCTCTTCTCAAATAAGCAGTGAATTTGGTGATATAAATAACCCAATATTTACTGTAGATACTAATGACGAAAACGAGAAAAACTATCGCATTTTAGGATCAATTGGTGGTGAGTTTAAAATTACTGATGACTTAAGTGCAAAAGCTAATTTTGGTGTAGACGCCAATATTTATGACCACTACAGATTCGAAATTCAAGTTCTAGATCAAACTAGAACTAACTCGATCAATAATTTACTTCGTGAAAACCAACAGTATTACTCAATACTATCTGAGTATTTCCTTAATTACAATAAACAAATTGGAGAAGACCACAATATTAATATCGTAGCAGGTTATTCTGCTCAAACATTTAATACTAGTGGATATAGTGTAGAAGGACAAGGTTTCGAAAATGAAGATTACGATTTAAGAGACTTAGGAAACGCTACTACAATTACAGAAGCAGATGATACTAAAGAATATACTGCATTACAATCTTGGTTTGGTAGAGCGAACTATAGCTACAAAGATCGCTACTTATTAACTGCTACATTTAGATCTGATGGTTCTTCAAAATTTGCTGACGGTAATCATTGGGGTTACTTCCCTGCATTCTCATTAGGTTGGAGAATATCTGAAGAAAACTTCTGGAATGTTTCTTTCATCGATAACTTGAAATTAACTGGTGGTTGGGGACAATTAGGTAACCAAAATGTAGACCCATTCCAATACTATAGTAAACTTAGAGTTTCAAATGCTTACTCTTTTGGTGGAACAGGTGTAACTGGTACTGCTCAAACATTAATTGCTAACCCAGACATTTCTTGGGAAACTGCAGAGATGAGTAACTTTGGTATTGAAGCAGCTTTCTTACAAGGCAGATTATTTACAAACATCAATTACTTTGTAAAAACTACTAAAGAAATGTTATTGGAAGTTCCTGCAGTTGGGGCTCAAGGTACAGCAGAAGTTCCAGATAGAAATTTCGGTGAACTTCAAAACAAAGGTTGGGAGGTTGAGCTAGGTTACAACAACACCTCAGGTGGTTTAACTTATAGCATCAGCGGTAATGCATCATTCATCAAAAATGAAGTAACTAGATTGAATGCCCCTTATTTAGAGTCTCAAAGATACGGTAGACCAAATCAAGAAGTTGCTAGAACTTATGTGGGTGAGCCTTTAGCATCATTTTATGGATGGGTAGCAGATGGGTTATACCAAAACGAGGCAGAAATTGCTAACGATCCTGCACTAGCAAACGATTCTAGAAGAGAAGATGGATTAATTCAACCAGGTGACACTAAGTTTGTAGATTTGAATGGTGACGGCATGATCAATGACGAAGATAGAAAAGTAATTGGTAGCCCGCATCCAAAAATGACTTATGGTATCAACGCAAGTGTAAGTTACAAAGGCTTCGATTTAAGCATGTTCATCTTGGGTGAAGCAGGCAAAGACATCTTTAATGGTGATAGAATGCAAGGATTAGACCCTACCTATTCTTATAACATGTATGCAGAAACTTTAAACAGATGGAATGGTGAGGGCACAAGTAATTCAATTCCAAGAATGACTACTAGCTCAAATAACTTAAATCACCGTAGCTCAACATTGTTTATTGAAGATGGTGGATTTATGAGACTTAAAAACCTTACTTTAGGTTATACACTTCCAAGTCCGATTAGTGAAAAAGTAGGTGTTTCAAGAGCGAGATTCTACGTAACTGGACAAAACATATTTACAATCACCAACTATTCAGGTATCGACCCTGAACTAGGTTATACAGATGGTAATAAACAGTTAGGAGTTGATTATGCGCAGTATCCACAAGCTAGATCTTGGATATTCGGAGCTACGCTCAATTTCTAA